One window of the Eucalyptus grandis isolate ANBG69807.140 chromosome 8, ASM1654582v1, whole genome shotgun sequence genome contains the following:
- the LOC104414226 gene encoding polygalacturonase 1 beta-like protein 3, translating to MTRVQINFIERLCLLIFSVCLAGAGAGQAPAGPFTPRASLLRYWDQHIANSLPKPAFLLSKASPLGAVDAAAFAKLAARGALPDHLPAFCAAAGLLCFPDLAPSLEKHPADSDFASYSNKNFTNYGTDRLGGLDSFKNYSDGLNVIVDTFRRYSRDSSGHDDRFANYGSDGNLVDQSFQSYAGGAAGGTGEFKNYNPGVNVPNLNFNNYGSGATGRPQNFAAYTDETNAGAESFSNYGKSGDGSPNKFTEYASDSNVINSGFNGYSQAGNGANDTFTNYGKEGNVPENNFRNYGDGGNGISDGFANYRDQSNVGDDSFQSYAKNSNSAKVNFANYGKSFNVGTDKFTGYGQGAKGQKIGFKGYGVNNTFKEYGKSGVTFALYANATGVAASAMAVSGRAVNRWVEPGKFFRESMLKKGTVMPMPDIGDKMPKRSFLPRTILSKLPFSTSKLPELKRIFHAGDNSSMESMMANALAECERAPSAGETKRCVGSMEDMIDFATSILGRDVEARSTESTAGSKQEVMVGTVKGINGGMVTKSVSCHQSLFPYLLYYCHSVPKVRVYEADLLDPKTKVKINHGVAVCHIDTSAWSATHGAFLALGSRPGQIEVCHWIFESDMTWTIAD from the exons ATGACACGT gtccaaatcaatttcattgAACGTCTCTGCCTCCTCATCTTCTCC GTGTGTCTGGCCGGGGCCGGCGCCGGCCAAGCCCCCGCCGGCCCCTTCACCCCGCGGGCATCCCTCCTCCGGTACTGGGACCAGCACATCGCCAACTCCCTCCCCAAGCCCGCGTTCCTCCTCTCCAAGGCCTCCCCGCTCGGCgccgtcgacgccgccgccTTCGCCAAACTCGCCGCCCGGGGCGCCCTCCCCGACCACCTCCCGGCCTTCTGCGCCGCCGCGGGCCTCCTCTGCTTCCCGGACCTCGCCCCCAGCCTGGAGAAGCACCCGGCCGACTCCGACTTCGCGTCCTACAGCAACAAGAACTTCACCAACTACGGCACCGACCGGCTCGGCGGGCTCGACTCGTTCAAGAACTACTCCGACGGGCTGAACGTCATCGTCGACACGTTCCGGCGGTACAGCCGCGACTCGTCCGGCCACGATGACCGGTTCGCGAACTACGGCTCCGACGGCAATTTGGTCGACCAGAGCTTCCAGAGCTACGCCGGCGGCGCCGCCGGAGGGACGGGCGAGTTCAAGAACTACAACCCGGGCGTGAACGTGCCcaacctcaacttcaacaattaCGGCTCCGGCGCCACCGGCCGGCCCCAGAACTTCGCCGCCTACACCGACGAGACCAACGCCGGCGCCGAGAGCTTCAGCAACTACGGCAAGAGCGGGGACGGGTCTCCGAACAAGTTCACCGAGTACGCCTCCGACTCCAACGTCATCAACTCGGGGTTTAACGGCTACAGCCAGGCCGGCAACGGCGCGAACGACACCTTCACGAACTACGGCAAGGAAGGGAACGTCCCGGAGAACAACTTCAGGAACTACGGCGACGGCGGGAACGGGATCAGCGACGGCTTCGCGAATTACAGGGACCAGTCGAATGTGGGCGACGATTCGTTCCAGTCGTACGCGAAGAACTCGAACTCGGCGAAGGTCAACTTCGCCAATTACGGTAAGTCCTTCAACGTAGGCACTGACAAATTCACAGGGTATGGCCAGGGCGCGAAGGGGCAGAAGATCGGGTTCAAGGGCTACGGCGTCAACAACACCTTCAAGGAATACGGCAAGAGCGGCGTCACCTTCGCGCTGTACGCGAACGCCACCGGCGTGGCGGCGTCGGCGATGGCGGTCAGTGGCAGAGCCGTGAATAGGTGGGTGGAGCCGGGTAAGTTCTTTAGAGAATCGATGCTGAAGAAAGGGACGGTGATGCCGATGCCAGACATTGGGGATAAAATGCCCAAAAGGTCGTTTTTGCCCCGCACGATCCTGTCCAAATTACCCTTCTCGACCTCGAAGCTACCGGAGCTGAAGCGGATCTTCCACGCCGGCGATAACTCGTCGATGGAGTCGATGATGGCGAACGCATTGGCCGAGTGCGAGCGGGCGCCCAGCGCCGGGGAGACCAAGCGGTGCGTCGGGTCCATGGAGGACATGATCGACTTTGCCACGTCGATCCTGGGCCGCGACGTCGAGGCCCGGTCCACGGAGAGCACAGCCGGGTCGAAGCAGGAGGTCATGGTTGGAACGGTCAAGGGGATCAACGGTGGGATGGTGACCAAGTCGGTGTCGTGCCACCAGAGCCTCTTCCCTTACCTCCTCTACTATTGCCATTCGGTCCCGAAGGTTCGGGTCTACGAGGCGGACCTGCTCGATCCCAAGACCAAGGTCAAGATCAATCACGGCGTGGCCGTTTGCCACATCGACACGTCGGCGTGGAGCGCCACCCATGGGGCGTTCCTGGCCCTCGGGTCACGGCCGGGCCAGATCGAGGTCTGCCATTGGATATTCGAGAGCGATATGACCTGGACAATCGCAGATTGA